Proteins found in one Quercus robur chromosome 2, dhQueRobu3.1, whole genome shotgun sequence genomic segment:
- the LOC126712750 gene encoding ribosomal RNA small subunit methyltransferase gives MAGGKIRKEKPKAKGTSAPYQGGISFHKSKGQHILKNPMLVDTIVQKSGIKSTDTILEIGPGTGNLTKKLLEAGKLVIAVEVDPRMVLELQRRFQGTPHSSRLKVIQGDVLKTELPYFDICVANIPYQISSPLTFKLLNHQPAFRCAIIMFQREFAMRLVAQPGDKLYCRLTVNTQLLSRVFHLLKVGKNNFRPPPKVDSSVVRIEPRKPRIEVKQKEWDGFLRICFNRKNKTLGAIFRQKNVLSLLEKNYKTLQALNLSVGNGDAEMASLRLGNANEVETMEMDDDDEDGGADDEMDVEDGDADGETSEFKNKVLGVLKEGNFEDKRSSKLKLEEFLYLLSLFNKAGIHFS, from the exons ATGGCGGGAGGCAAAATAAGGAAAGAGAAGCCAAAAGCAAAAGGAACAAGCGCACCGTACCAGGGAGGCATATCGTTCCACAAATCCAAAGGTCAGCACATCCTCAAAAACCCTATGCTCGTCGACACCATCGTCCAAAAATCCGGCATCAAAAGCACCGATACCATCCTCGAAATCGGTCCCGGTACCGGTAACCTCACCAAGAAGCTTCTCGAAGCCGGTAAGTTAGTTATCGCCGTTGAAGTCGACCCTCGCATGGTCCTCGAGCTTCAGCGCCGCTTTCAAGGCACCCCTCACTCCTCTCGCCTCAAG GTGATACAAGGGGATGTACTTAAGACCGAGCTTCCCTATTTTGATATTTGTGTGGCCAACATTCCTTATCAAATTTCGTCGCCACTGACATTCAAGTTATTGAATCACCAACCCGCGTTTAGGTGCGCTATTATTATGTTCCAAAGGGAGTTTGCTATGAGATTAGTGGCTCAACCTGGTGATAAACTCTATTGTCGTCTCACGGTGAACACCCAATTACTGTCTCGAGTTTTCCATCTCCTCAAAGTTGGTAAAAACAATTTCCGGCCTCCACCTAAGGTAGATTCGTCTGTAGTTAGAATTGAGCCTAGGAAGCCGCGAATTGAAGTCAAGCAGAAGGAGTGGGATGGGTTTTTGAGAATTTGTTTTAATAGGAAGAACAAGACCCTTGGTGCCATTTTTAGGCAGAAGAATGTTCTCTCCTTGTTGGAGAAGAACTACAAGACTTTGCAAGCGCTAAATCTTTCGGTTGGTAATGGGGATGCTGAAATGGCTTCTTTGAGGTTAGGGAATGCTAATGAGGTTGAAACCATGGAGATGGATGACGACGATGAGGATGGTGGAGCAGATGATGAAATGGATGTGGAAGATGGTGATGCTGATGGGGAAACATCCGAGTTTAAAAACAAGGTTTTGGGTGTGTTGAAGGAGGGAAATTTTGAAGACAAGAGGTCATCCAAGCTTAAGCTAGAGGAGTTCTTGTACCTACTCTCTCTGTTTAACAAGGCTGGCATACATTTTTCTTGA
- the LOC126712747 gene encoding uncharacterized protein LOC126712747 codes for MELALSFSSSSSVLGIKHKQHRTISPIPYHTYSSSHKYSPTNGTSSVCLNTTTLSNGYVGRDINNSSSFKIPNNNSSSSSSSKIYRRQGSCLVVAPPNGKTPRAIIKFLGGAFIGAVPEVTYGYLIEQLAKEGFVIISVPYNVTFDHANAAKQVYERFNSSLDSILISGLPHANLTPQQLVNLPLFSVGHSNGALLQVLTGSYFSENIPKANAIISYNNRSATEAVPYFEQLGPLVRQMKPVVEASPVYSMARSASGDAWKVLLDAAGAMIPDSEQESLISLTKFVDQLPSVLNQVTEGISEFRPTPSENRDCFKSSYNVQHTLLVKFNSDTIDETDLLEETLKPRVEFNGGTLEKVQLSGNHITPCIQEPKWQVGYVYTPADAIAQGLKTLSLNETRELSRTISNWFRRFED; via the exons ATGGAATTGGCCCTATCCTTCTCATCTTCCTCTTCTGTTTTGGGTATCAAACATAAACAACATAGAACCATTTCTCCAATTCCATATCATACATACTCTTCTTCACACAAATACTCACCTACAAATGGAACCTCCTCTGTCTGTCTCAATACAACAACGCTTTCCAATGGGTATGTAGGGAGAGACATCAACAACAGCAGCAGCTTCAAAATTCCTAACaataatagtagtagtagtagtagttcTAAGATTTATAGGAGGCAAGGTTCTTGTCTTGTAGTTGCTCCACCCAATGGCAAGACGCCACGTGCCATCATCAAATTCTTGGGCGGTGCTTTCATTGGTGCTGTTCCTGAAGTCACTTACGG CTACTTAATTGAGCAGTTAGCAAAGGAAGGGTTTGTTATAATATCTGTGCCTTATAATGTAACATTCGACCATGCCAACGCTGCCAAACAAGTTTACGAGAGATTCAATTCCAGTTTGGATTCAATCCTAATCTCTGGATTGCCCCATGCCAATTTAACACCCCAACAACTTGTTAACCTTCCCCTCTTTTCTGTTGGCCATAG CAATGGCGCGCTTCTCCAAGTACTCACCGGAAGCTATTTCTCTGAAAACATACCAAAG GCTAATGCCATAATCTCGTACAACAACAGGTCAGCAACAGAGGCAGTGCCTTATTTCGAGCAG TTGGGTCCTTTAGTTCGTCAGATGAAGCCAGTTGTAGAAGCATCTCCAGTTTATTCAATGGCTAGGAGTGCATCAG GAGATGCATGGAAAGTGCTACTTGATGCAGCTGGAGCAATGATACCAGATAGTGAGCAGGAATCCCTCATTTCACTGACCAAATTTGTTGATCAGTTGCCATCAGTACTAAATCAG GTTACTGAAGGGATTTCAGAGTTCAGGCCAACACCATCTGAGAATCGTGATTGTTTTAAGAGCTCATACAATGTCCAACACACCCTATTG GTGAAGTTCAACTCTGACACAATTGATGAGACAGACCTTCTTGAAGAGACATTAAAGCCTCGTGTGGAGTTCAATGGTGGGACACTAGAAAAGGTCCAATTGAGTGGTAACCATATCACACCATGTATACAg GAACCAAAGTGGCAAGTGGGTTATGTGTATACTCCAGCTGATGCTATTGCTCAGGGGCTTAAAACTCTTTCATTGAATGAGACCAGAGAGCTTTCCAGAACCATAAGCAACTGGTTCAGGCGTTTTGAAGATTGA
- the LOC126712749 gene encoding F-box only protein 13, whose translation MEHDHCESSRTTRKRKFQEEDGILSFSMDNLNQDLLERVLSWLPTSTFFRLNSVCKRWKSVAASVSFRLACSQVPSRDPWFFMVDPHLNQSIVFDSAERSWKKLDHPPLLQKDSNQNSMPVAASGGLICFRNLTGNFIICNLVTGSCRELPPLDAAQRNQTIHAIVMNTSSEYSGSYKLVLVYGELPKLSCIVYDSSIGCWEWEAALSRKVENSLEFDSDDDNAVYFLSKAGNLVATNMQRSPSKQYSSVITSKDGEEILYFLSSSGKVVTCNLAHKCFSEYPRLLPVYSEYSIDIVECGGEMLVVLLSEFLESASLRVWRYDEDIRSWHQIAAMPPAMSHEWFGKKVDINCVGTGHRILVCLNSGELFSYVLCDVVTNEWVELPKCCVNGKALEFMSAFSFEPRIEATV comes from the coding sequence ATGGAGCATGATCATTGTGAGTCATCAAGAACTACTCGGAAGAGAAAGTTTCAAGAAGAAGATGGTATCTTGAGCTTCTCCATGGACAATCTCAATCAAGACCTTCTTGAAAGGGTCCTCTCATGGCTTCCAACATCCACATTTTTCCGCCTTAATTCAGTGTGCAAGAGATGGAAATCGGTTGCAGCTTCTGTGAGTTTCAGGCTTGCCTGCTCTCAAGTTCCTTCTCGGGATCCATGGTTTTTCATGGTTGATCCCCATCtcaatcaatcaattgtctTTGACTCTGCTGAGAGAAGTTGGAAGAAACTTGATCATCCACCTCTCCTCCAGAAAGACTCTAACCAAAATTCCATGCCTGTCGCAGCTTCTGGTGGCTTGATCTGTTTCCGCAATTTAACAGGCAACTTTATTATATGCAATCTCGTGACAGGATCCTGCAGAGAACTCCCTCCATTGGATGCAGCCCAACGAAATCAAACTATTCATGCTATTGTGATGAATACATCTTCTGAATACAGTGGGTCCTACAAGCTTGTGTTAGTCTATGGTGAACTTCCAAAGCTCTCATGTATAGTCTATGACTCAAGCATTGGTTGTTGGGAGTGGGAGGCTGCATTAAGTAGGAAGGTTGAAAATTCTCTAGAATTTGATTCTGATGATGACAATGCTGTGTATTTTCTTAGTAAGGCTGGAAATTTAGTGGCAACCAACATGCAGAGAAGCCCATCTAAGCAATACTCGTCGGTTATTACTAGTAAAGATGGTGAGGAGATTTTATATTTCCTTAGCTCCTCAGGGAAGGTTGTCACTTGCAATCTGGCCCACAAGTGCTTCTCGGAGTACCCCAGGTTATTGCCTGTATATTCTGAGTACTCCATTGATATCGTGGAATGTGGAGGTGAAATGCTGGTTGTTTTGTTGTCAGAATTCCTTGAAAGTGCAAGCCTTAGGGTGTGGAGGTATGATGAGGATATTCGGTCTTGGCACCAGATCGCAGCAATGCCTCCAGCAATGTCACATGAGTGGTTTGGCAAGAAGGTGGATATAAACTGTGTTGGAACAGGTCACCGAATATTGGTCTGCTTAAACTCTGGCGAACTCTTTAGCTATGTTCTTTGTGATGTGGTGACCAATGAATGGGTTGAATTGCCCAAATGTTGTGTGAATGGTAAAGCCTTAGAATTCATGTCTGCCTTTTCATTTGAGCCCAGGATTGAGGCTACCGTATGA
- the LOC126712748 gene encoding E3 ubiquitin-protein ligase AIP2: MKRMEREEECLKQELEELQKQLGKKLKFEEAVSSLNSLLQDRYPSASPSLHRLFYTVICRVATVLKTRYTAPGFWLAGLGLFEKAVCLVSDTSEKEYLKTCILQAKEHLHQLDNPNEAPQSSNRGYLFEGHLTVDPEPPQPNWLVHTNLLTTAATLIAAESSSQGRAENDDNNNTSENAAGLLQDLMSRLDDVLPLVIPDDDVIPSRAPPASKEVVAKLPVVILTEEILVKLGTDAECAICRENLVVGDKMQELPCKHTFHPPCLKPWLDEHNSCPICRHELLTDDHAYESRKEREKEAEEERKGAANAIRGGEYMYV, translated from the exons atgaagagaATGGAACGCGAAGAGGAATGTTTGAAACAAGAATTAGAGGAATTGCAAAAACAACTCGGGAAGAAGCTAAAGTTCGAGGAAGCTGTCTCCTCCCTCAACTCTCTCCTCCAAGATCGCTATCCCTCTGCCTCTCCCTCTCTCCACAGATTG TTTTATACTGTTATATGCCGAGTTGCAACTGTGTTAAAGACTCGGTACACGGCACCCGGGTTTTGGCTCGCCGGATTGGGGCTTTTTGAAAAGGCTGTATGTTTAGTTTCTGATACTTCTGAGAAAGAATATTTGAAGACTTGCATTTTGCAAGCTAAGGAGCATTTGCATCAACTAGACAATCCTAACGAGGCTCCACAATCGTCCAATCGAG GGTATCTATTTGAGGGGCATCTTACTGTGGATCCAGAGCCACCGCAGCCTAATTGGCTGGTGCATACGAACCTCTTGACGACTGCTGCTACGCTCATTGCAGCCGAATCCTCTTCTCAAGGCCGCGCGGAAAATGATGATAATAACAACACGTCGGAGAATGCTGCTGGGCTACTTCAGGATCTCATGAGCAGGCTCGATGATGTTTTGCCACTGGTG ATCCCGGATGATGATGTTATACCCTCAAGAGCCCCACCTGCCAGTAAAGAAGTAGTTGCAAAGCTTCCGGTTGTTATTCTTACAGAGGAAATTCTTGTGAAGCTTGGAACAGATGCAGAGTGTGCGATTTGCAGGGAGAACTTGGTTGTGGGGGACAAGATGCAAGAATTGCCTTGCAAGCACACCTTCCACCCTCCTTGTCTAAAGCCATGGCTG GATGAGCACAATTCTTGTCCAATTTGTCGCCATGAGTTGCTAACTGATGATCATGCCTATGAGAGCCGGAAGGAGCGGGAAAAGGAGGCTGAAGAAGAGAGGAAAGGTGCTGCAAATGCCATTCGTGGTGGTGAATACATGTACGTTTAA